In a single window of the Octopus sinensis linkage group LG1, ASM634580v1, whole genome shotgun sequence genome:
- the LOC115215607 gene encoding uncharacterized protein LOC115215607, translating into MNTKNIGVQTRDPSAPCTPLLNNWKRENIFPAALKEVYVIFRYGSESKQSFRNAWVLQQKIIQNYGGKFIGFSDQITNLENSEWPNNHCIVILCFLSLEQAIRWINSDRIFKQQDMEYEAYVVPLQYIPDLAYTTFMLMEVEVQFPDELITKFEKEYVRPAAAIMDKFEVAHGVVASNDIHQFRQTTWDIQGKTIVIHQFKSDSHFNDFYRSDEYQNLIDVRKSLYHSNVIMFTLINDPPLFTKG; encoded by the exons gtGCAAACAAGAGATCCTTCGGCTCCATGCACACCACTTCTAAACAACTGGAAAcgagaaaatatt TTTCCGGCTGCTTTAAAAGAAGTTTATGTAATTTTTCGATATGGATCTGAAAGTAAACAGAGCTTCCGCAATGCCTGGGTTTTACAGCAAAAAATTATTCAGAATTATGGTGGAAAATTTATTGGATTTTCAGATCAA attACGAACTTGGAGAATTCTGAATGGCCAAATAACCACTGTATTGTTATACTCTGCTTCCTAAGCCTTGAGCAAGCAATACGTTGGATTAACAGTGATCGAATATTTAAACAACAGGATATGGAATATGAAGCATATGTTGTCCCTTTACAATATATTCCTGATTTGG CTTATACCACATTTATGCTAATGGAAGTTGAAGTACAGTTTCCAGATGAATTAATTACCAAGTTTGAGAAAGAGTATGTCAGGCCTGCGGCAGCCATTATGGATAAATTTGAAGTTGCTCATGGTGTTGTTGCCTCTAATGACATTCATCAGTTTAGACAAACTACCTGGGATATCCAGGGCAAAACTATAGTAATCCACCAGTTCAAGTCAGACAgtcattttaatgatttttaccgAAGTG atgaATACCAAAACTTAATTGATGTCAGAAAAAGCTTGTACCATTCAAATGTGATTATGTTCACCCTTATCAATGACCCTCCTTTGTTTACTAAGGGTTAG